A single window of Meiothermus sp. DNA harbors:
- a CDS encoding tRNA (cytidine(34)-2'-O)-methyltransferase — translation MFKVVLYQPEIPQNAGNIARTCAATGAQLHLVRPLGFRWASSELKRAGLDYWSALDYVLHDSWRAFLEALPQGSRVWAYSSKVTQLYTEVEYRPGDYLIFGPESRGLPPEVLAHFPAVTIPMPGSGRSLNLAVAVGVGLYEALRQVNFQAR, via the coding sequence ATGTTCAAGGTGGTGCTCTACCAACCCGAAATTCCCCAGAATGCCGGCAACATTGCCCGCACCTGCGCGGCCACCGGAGCCCAGTTGCACCTCGTTCGCCCCCTGGGTTTCCGGTGGGCTAGCTCTGAGCTCAAGCGGGCCGGGTTGGACTACTGGTCGGCGCTGGATTATGTGCTGCACGATTCGTGGCGGGCTTTTTTGGAAGCCTTGCCACAGGGGAGTCGGGTCTGGGCTTATAGCAGCAAAGTTACCCAGCTCTATACCGAGGTAGAGTATCGGCCAGGTGACTACCTGATTTTTGGCCCGGAGAGCCGGGGTTTGCCGCCGGAGGTACTGGCGCACTTTCCTGCTGTGACCATCCCCATGCCTGGCAGCGGACGCTCGCTCAACCTGGCGGTGGCAGTGGGGGTGGGGCTATACGAAGCGTTGCGACAGGTCAATTTTCAGGCCAGATGA